The Linepithema humile isolate Giens D197 chromosome 2, Lhum_UNIL_v1.0, whole genome shotgun sequence genome has a segment encoding these proteins:
- the LOC105671647 gene encoding ufm1-specific protease 1, translating into MTVNYCDYLLKNVHEALALPDSGETVLMQGDYEYWHYGCDGFDDRGWGCGYRTLQTICSWIIKNENLETWVVPSINTIQHTLVATEDKDKTFAGSREWIGSFEISIIINQLYDVLSKIIHVPSGKELTNQVDNIKEHFKQFGSPIMMGGDRDCSSKCVVGIHIGIGGVYLLIVDPHFVGKAKSAEQLRNNCWVKWQKLDDFVDSSFYNLCLPQLKYRGLIIKNTI; encoded by the exons ATGACTGTCAATTATtgcgattatttattaaaaaatgttcacGAAGCTCTAGCTTTACCAGACAGCGGTGAAACAGTTCTGATGCAAGGGGATTATGAGTACTGGCACTACGGTTGCGATGGTTTCGATGATAGG GGTTGGGGATGTGGATACAGAACGCTGCAAACTATTTGTTCTTGGATCATAAAGAATGAGAACTTGGAAACTTGGGTTGTTCCAAGTATTAATACAATACAACACACACTTGTTGCAACAGAGGATAAAGACAAAACGTTTGCTGGATCGAGAGAATGGATAGGGAGTTTCGAA ATATCTATTATCATAAATCAGTTGTACGATGTtcttagtaaaataattcacgTTCCGAGCGGAAAGGAATTGACAAATCAGGTAGATAACATTAAAGAGCATTTCAAGCAATTTGGCAGTCCAATTATGATGGGCGGAGATAGGGACTGCTCAAGCAAATGTGTAGTAGGAATACACATTGGAATTGGAGGTGTATATCTGCTAATCGTAGATCCGCACTTTGTCGGAAAAGCAAAAAGTGCAGAACAGTTAAGGAACAATTGTTGGGTGAAATGGCAAAAGCTGGATGACTTTGTCGATAGTTCGTTTTACAATTTGTGTTTGCCACAGCTCAAGTATCGcggattaataattaagaatactATTTAG
- the LOC105671639 gene encoding uncharacterized protein isoform X1, translating to MYGAEREEVSESWLHTYDLSSTMIPNASTAMDDEEHFCKLILYKEIQDSRVRIWDIVILVPNLLFLLFIAMRFNRARLKLRATSSPIFLAFYGLVICNVVISVIRCVVSMTVNAAASVGGKADKVLWVTVRFFLLSTEMSVVIFGLAFGHLDSRSSIRRVLLATSLIALAFTITQGTLELVLPDDTFHIPSRDFYVFGHGGMMFWFCSSLVFTTIYLFILILPWTRLRDRLALPTRKSFYVYAGTLATLDLVQSIGAGFLNYTQNPVGLCIVDFTAAVYLTLFTPLVYHTFLSEFFGVSQPSIMFSYKAQVDDAMDEDTVSLPHQQSFSSLKTDSDYIYQVHTPSVHIPLYDSQASKTSKLNPRPGAYSLSPSKYPKSDSSVFASPRLYHSTSGIRSTDKNPSIEKGTSELAKYPLMKSDAASVIQKSVPDLRSSLYPNRKDDSVAQVEYGGSSSVSSLHFLADTASNFLYSPKVIDSNVNLYSQTRKGSLESKLDSTTVDAATVPSRHDSFPEVPALENTLQVILESGTYEIKTKDFEESRLKTSDTDTSIEESAADANSSYLTTRFDAEYFKSRSDDTGVSGASNVTQQLLPNSTSFRITGTCDLETKAEQSGGLGDYLLSITSPHKHYKKYEMPDPFSDSDS from the exons ATGTACGGCGCCGAGAGGGAGGAGGTATCTGAAAGCTGGCTACACACGTATGACTTGAGTAGTACGATGATTCCCAACGCGAGCACGGCGATGGATGACGAGGAGCACTTCTGCAAGCTCATTCTGTACAAGGAAATCCAAGACTCAAG AGTGCGGATATGGGACATCGTCATTCTCGTGCCGAATCTCTTATTTCTTCTGTTTATTGCGATGCGATTCAACAGGGCGAGGCTTAAGCTGCGCGCAACGAGTAGTCCGATATTTTTAGCGTTTTACGGTCTCGTCATTTGTAACGTAGTTATATCGGTGATACGCTGTGTGGTGTCGATGACGGTGAACGCGGCAGCGTCGGTCGGCGGCAAGGCCGACAAGGTGCTCTGGGTCACAGTAAGGTTTTTTCTACTGTCCACTGAGATGAGCGTAGTGATATTTGGTCTAGCATTTG GTCACTTGGACAGCCGCTCTAGCATTCGTAGAGTATTACTCGCTACGTCGCTTATAGCACTGGCATTCACGATTACGCAAGGAACGTTAGAATTAGTCCTGCCGGATGATACATTTCATATTCCCAGTCGTGACTTTTACGTGTTCGGTCACGGCGGCATGATGTTTTGGTTCTGCAGCAGTCTCGTTTTTACTACG ATATACCTCTTCATATTAATACTGCCATGGACACGGTTGCGGGACCGCTTAGCCCTTCCTA CCCGGAAAAGCTTTTACGTTTACGCCGGAACGCTAGCAACGTTGGATCTAGTGCAGTCAATTGGCGCGGGCTTTCTAAACTACACGCAAAATCCGGTGGGATTGTGCATCGTAGACTTCACCGCAGCAGTGTATCTAACTCTTTTTACGCCTTTGGTTTATCATACATTCCTGTCGGAGTTCTTCGG aGTCTCGCAACCATCGATAATGTTCTCTTACAAAGCGCAAGTGGACGATGCGATGGACGAAGACACGGTATCGCTGCCGCATCAGCAGAGTTTCTCGTCCTTGAAAACCGACAGCGATTACATCTATCAGGTCCATACTCCTTCTGTTCACATACCGCTGTATGATTCCCAGGCATCAAAAACCTCCAAACTCAATCCCCGACCGGGAGCTTACTCCTTATCACCCTCTAAGTATCCCAAAAGTGATTCGAGTGTTTTCGCTTCGCCACGGTTGTATCACTCGACATCCGGTATTAGAAGCACCGATAAAAATCCCAGTATTGAGAAAGGTACCTCGGAATTAGCTAAATATCCCTTAATGAAATCAGATGCCGCGTCAGTCATCCAGAAAAGCGTGCCAGATCTAAGATCCAGCCTTTATCCGAACCGAAAGGACGATTCTGTAGCGCAAGTCGAGTACGGCGGTTCTAGTAGCGTTTCGAGCTTGCACTTCCTCGCTGACACCGCTAGTAACTTCCTCTACAGTCCAAAAGTAATCGACAGTAATGTTAATCTCTATTCGCAGACAAGGAAAGGTAGCTTAGAGAGTAAATTAGATAGCACGACCGTAGACGCGGCCACGGTTCCTAGCAGACACGATAGCTTCCCGGAAGTTCCAGCCCTAGAAAATACCTTGCAGGTCATCCTGGAGAGCGGAACGTACGAAATCAAAACAAAAGATTTCGAAGAATCTCGATTAAAGACGAGCGACACCGACACTTCAATCGAGGAGAGCGCCGCTGACGCAAATTCAAGTTACTTAACGACGCGTTTCGAtgctgaatattttaaaagccGCTCGGATGACACCGGCGTATCCGGCGCGTCAAATGTCACGCAGCAATTGCTTCCCAATTCGACTTCCTTTCGTATAACGGGTACTTGTGATTTGGAAACGAAGGCGGAACAGTCAGGTGGTTTAGGCGATTACCTACTATCCATAACTTCCCCGCacaaacattataaaaaatacgaaatgcCTGATCCTTTCTCAGATTCCGACTCCTAA
- the LOC105671639 gene encoding transmembrane protein adipocyte-associated 1 homolog isoform X2: protein MYGAEREEVSESWLHTYDLSSTMIPNASTAMDDEEHFCKLILYKEIQDSRVRIWDIVILVPNLLFLLFIAMRFNRARLKLRATSSPIFLAFYGLVICNVVISVIRCVVSMTVNAAASVGGKADKVLWVTVRFFLLSTEMSVVIFGLAFGHLDSRSSIRRVLLATSLIALAFTITQGTLELVLPDDTFHIPSRDFYVFGHGGMMFWFCSSLVFTTIYLFILILPWTRLRDRLALPTRKSFYVYAGTLATLDLVQSIGAGFLNYTQNPVGLCIVDFTAAVYLTLFTPLVYHTFLSEFFGVSQPSIMFSYKAQVDDAMDEDTVSLPHQQSFSSLKTDSDYIYQNHSVYDSTQFDTNATPINPLYAASLQSPDSITGYSIDSQEAPNPPNGYQQ, encoded by the exons ATGTACGGCGCCGAGAGGGAGGAGGTATCTGAAAGCTGGCTACACACGTATGACTTGAGTAGTACGATGATTCCCAACGCGAGCACGGCGATGGATGACGAGGAGCACTTCTGCAAGCTCATTCTGTACAAGGAAATCCAAGACTCAAG AGTGCGGATATGGGACATCGTCATTCTCGTGCCGAATCTCTTATTTCTTCTGTTTATTGCGATGCGATTCAACAGGGCGAGGCTTAAGCTGCGCGCAACGAGTAGTCCGATATTTTTAGCGTTTTACGGTCTCGTCATTTGTAACGTAGTTATATCGGTGATACGCTGTGTGGTGTCGATGACGGTGAACGCGGCAGCGTCGGTCGGCGGCAAGGCCGACAAGGTGCTCTGGGTCACAGTAAGGTTTTTTCTACTGTCCACTGAGATGAGCGTAGTGATATTTGGTCTAGCATTTG GTCACTTGGACAGCCGCTCTAGCATTCGTAGAGTATTACTCGCTACGTCGCTTATAGCACTGGCATTCACGATTACGCAAGGAACGTTAGAATTAGTCCTGCCGGATGATACATTTCATATTCCCAGTCGTGACTTTTACGTGTTCGGTCACGGCGGCATGATGTTTTGGTTCTGCAGCAGTCTCGTTTTTACTACG ATATACCTCTTCATATTAATACTGCCATGGACACGGTTGCGGGACCGCTTAGCCCTTCCTA CCCGGAAAAGCTTTTACGTTTACGCCGGAACGCTAGCAACGTTGGATCTAGTGCAGTCAATTGGCGCGGGCTTTCTAAACTACACGCAAAATCCGGTGGGATTGTGCATCGTAGACTTCACCGCAGCAGTGTATCTAACTCTTTTTACGCCTTTGGTTTATCATACATTCCTGTCGGAGTTCTTCGG aGTCTCGCAACCATCGATAATGTTCTCTTACAAAGCGCAAGTGGACGATGCGATGGACGAAGACACGGTATCGCTGCCGCATCAGCAGAGTTTCTCGTCCTTGAAAACCGACAGCGATTACATCTATCAG aatcaCAGCGTGTATGACTCGACCCAATTCGACACGAACGCTACGCCGATCAACCCGCTCTACGCGGCGTCTCTACAAAGTCCAGATAGTATTACCGGTTACAGTATAGACAGTCAAGAAGCGCCGAACCCGCCGAATGGTTATCAACAATAA
- the LOC105671641 gene encoding peroxisomal leader peptide-processing protease — protein sequence MDTPSGALLLHSSNGKDPLTSRGSSGISISKDWILTHGTLLSPIIDKSHALSSFIKNISLGELTMMPRKFASELRFRVYRNLEKETSNLSRTDNNVRIQEHFGTIVTVWKCSLLKKTFDEFFETWSFSKSSDHDRLLRPIFLLIRISDSDESNVEIPTIEQVLFRLLDRALRNPVRGSSVEIESTPFGNPVFIDSIARGVISNVVGDESCVIMTDAYAFPGGEGGPVYVIPPDCKRRIIIGMVIAPLSWCRGEWVDYTFAANLAPCLFNILRKNPPILDHAYHKNEALDAGVVLVRCGISWGTGILVDKDTGTFLTCSHVVAEAPEREISIVMNTDKPNLRMRAKLLYRTPEDQPYDVAVLKVDLRDLDPSLRSVQLSRAPILKGEPVVSVGFPFSSSIRPTISSGVVSKSLDCALLTTCCVQSGTSGGPIISQATGEMLGMVVCNALSSDGTVLYPRMSLAVPAAALSGPLREYLRTDNRNVLRAFACDDAAVRKIWNFYPILPSKL from the exons ATGGACACCCCGAGTGGCGCGCTTTTACTTCACTCGTCGAACGGCAAAGATCCGCTAACGTCACGAGGAAGTTCCGGTATTTCAATCTCAAAAGATTGGATATTAACACATGGTACCTTATTGAGTCCGATCATCGACAAGTCTCATGCGCTATCAAGCTTCATTAAGAACATATCATTAGGAGAGCTCACGATGATGCCAAGAAAATTTGCGAGCGAGTTGAGATTTCGAGTGTATCGCAATTTAGAGAAAGAAACGAGCAATCTCTCTCGTACAGACAATAATGTGCGCATTCAGGAGCATTTCGGTACGATCGTGACTGTCTGGAAGTGTTCACTCTTGAAGAAGACCTTCGACGAGTTCTTCGAAACGTGGAGTTTCTCGAAGTCGTCCGATCACGATCGGCTTCTGCGACCGATTTTTCTTCTCATCCGCATCTCTGATTCCGACGAGTCGAATGTGGAAATTCCAACGATTGAACAAGTCCTGTTTCGTCTGCTGGACCGAGCTCTGCGTAATCCTGTCCGCGGATCGTCCGTGGAAATCGAGTCCACGCCCTTCGGCAATCCCGTGTTCATCGACTCGATCGCGCGGGGTGTTATCAGCAACGTCGTCGGCGATGAGAGCTGCGTCATCATGACGGACGCATACGCGTTTCCTGGTGGCGAGGGTGGTCCCGTCTACGTCATCCCGCCGGACTG CAAACGTAGAATTATCATTGGGATGGTGATTGCGCCATTGAGTTGGTGTCGCGGAGAATGGGTGGATTACACCTTTGCCGCCAATCTTGCACCGTgcttgttcaatattttacgGAAGAATCCTCCGATTTTGGATCATGCATACCACAAAAATg aagcGTTAGATGCAGGCGTCGTGCTTGTTAGGTGTGGAATTAGTTGGGGCACAGGCATCCTCGTAGATAAGGACACCGGCACATTTCTGACATGCTCACACGTCGTCGCGGAG GCTCCAGAAAGGGAGATATCAATCGTGATGAATACAGATAAGCCCAATTTACGTATGCGAGCAAAGCTGTTGTACAGAACTCCGGAGGATCAGCCTTATGATGTCGCTGTATTGAAAGTGGATCTACGGGATTTGGATCCCTCATTGAGATCCGTACAGTTGTCTCGTGCTCCGATTTTGAAAG GCGAGCCGGTGGTTTCCGTGGGATTTCCGTTCTCCTCGTCCATCCGGCCGACCATCAGCAGCGGCGTGGTGTCCAAGTCGCTGGACTGCGCGCTTCTGACGACCTGTTGCGTCCAAAGCGGCACCAGCGGCGGGCCGATAATCAGCCAAGCAACCGGCGAGATGCTGGGAATGGTCGTGTGCAACGCACTTTCCTCGGACGGCACCGTGCTCTACCCGCGGATGAGCTTGGCGGTGCCGGCCGCCGCGCTGAGCGGGCCCCTGCGGGAGTACTTGCGCACTGACA ATCGCAATGTGCTTCGAGCTTTCGCGTGCGACGACGCGGCAGTGCGTAAGATTTGGAATTTCTATCCTATTTTGCCGTCTAAATTGTGA